The Buteo buteo chromosome 23, bButBut1.hap1.1, whole genome shotgun sequence genome includes a window with the following:
- the LOC142044000 gene encoding zinc finger CCCH domain-containing protein 11A-like: MAWKENLTINSKAICSKTTIEHRLKGKSKKRSLEALKFVADCSKILLQRNVLQALLVFSLSEAGRSVLPLKRNLADRLGKKIEVLENAAKAPKRVQVPRSLKERLGLPSEQSRTETEKAAKPAGEFRVKTLEEIRLESANQRRGEPQVKPQTEGRCKTEDPSLGARPSPAVHVKTFSGSLAEKTHKRLEREKQKPKEFPTKTKVESNPKKRSVLAPSVLSQARPAEPARKAKPAGEVHVKTLEEIKREKALRMQQSGGKVPAPPAQPEPAATGRRLLQITKLIAPGREEKMVVELSKPFPKAVSAPAEPSDQSATNSKVEVKSLEEIMWEKRQLKQRQEEKLQKEAAAVPSPIEQAIKGKTAASGSPESSVVSGSAYQLPKRILVKSPGDGVESPGKGAALSAEERTARLLEWLAETKPKVCLKPLDGKATFPRKQPLKRKAAESHPSAVVAVKPPSATGGDGKEPSAKKAAVAVVPAFPEGSLFSRRGRGKPQTSPELHTGSLADSVAPSEVSSSTSASSRVAVKTDGLSSTGAWEAAFSAEDDFEQFLWEISGGKLEEIIDPDPEKDEDELLMELAEMLDI; the protein is encoded by the exons ATGGCTTGGAAGGAGAACTTGACGATTAACTCCAAAGCGATATGTTCTAAAACTACGATAGAGCATCGG CTGAAAGGCAAATCTAAGAAAAGATCCCTGGAAGCATTGAAGTTTGTGGCTGACTGTTCTAAAATCCTCCTCCAGAGAAACGTTCTTCAAgcattgcttgttttctctctttctgaagcTGGTAGAAGTGTCCTTCCGTTAAAGCGCAACCTTGCTGacaggctggggaagaagatAGAGGTTCTGGAGAATGCTGCCAAAGCACCAAAGAGAG TTCAAGTCCCCAGGTCCCTGAAGGAGAGGCTAGGACTGCCCTCTGAACAGAGCCGTACAGAGACAG AGAAGGCTGCTAAGCCGGCAGGAGAGTTCCGTGTGAAAACACTGGAGGAAATTCGACTTGAGAGCGCTAATCAGAGACGAGGAGAACCTCAAGTGAAACCCCAGACTGAAGGACGTTGTAAAACAGAAGATCCCAGCTTGGGGGCAAGACCTTCCCCTGCAGTTCACGTCAAAACTTTCTCAGGCTCCCTggctgaaaaaacccacaagcgATTGGAACGAGAGAAGCAAAAACCAAAAGAGTTTCCTACCAAGACAAAAGTTGAGAGCAATCCCAAGAAGCGGAGCGTACTTGCTCCGTCTGTGCTCAGCCAAGCGCGCCCGGCAGAGCCGGCACGTAAAGCCAAGCCAGCAGGAGAAGTGCACGTTAAAACCTTGGAAGAAATCAAGCGGGAGAAAGCTCTGCGGATGCAGCAGAGTGGAGGAAAAGTGCCAGCTCCACCAGCACAACCTGAACCTGCCGCGACAGGGAGGAGGTTGTTACAGATCACAAAGCTAATAG cacctggaagagaagaaaagatggtAGTGGAATTGAGCAAGCCTTTTCCCAAAGCTGTCTCTGCACCTGCAGAG ccctctgatcagaGTGCAACTAATTCTAAAGTTGAAGTGAAGAGCCTTGAAGAGATAATGTGGGAGAAGCGGCAACTGAAGCAACGCCAAGAAGAGAAGCTTCAGAaggaagcagctgctgtgccaTCTCCTATTGAACAGGCAATCAAGGGTAAAACTGCAGCATCAGGGAGTCCTGAATCCAGTGTGGTTTCAGGGTCAGCTTATCAGCTTCCAAAGAGGATATTGGTGAAATCTCCGGGAGATGGGGTTGAAAGCCCCGGAAAGGGTGCTGCCCTATCAGCAGAAGAACGGACAGCTCGACTTCTGGAATGGTTAGCTGAAA CCAAACCGAAGGTGTGCCTGAAGCCTTTGGATGGGAAAGCCACCTTCCCCAGAAAGCAGCCACTGAAACGTAAGGCAGCCGAGAGTCATCCGTCTGCCGTGGTGGCTGTGAAGCCACCGAGTGCCACTGGTGGCGACGGGAAGGAGCCTTCAgctaaaaaagcagctgtg GCTGTTGTTCCGGCTTTTCCAGAGGGCAGCCTCTTCTCCAGACGCGGGAgaggaaaaccccaaaccag TCCTGAACTGCATACTGGAAGCCTGGCAGACTCTGTGGCACCGTCAGAGGTCTCAAGCTCAACCTCAGCTTCCTCACGAGTAGCAGTAAAGACGGACGGGTTGAGCTCCACAGGGGCCTGGGAAGCAGCCTTCTCTGCGGAAGACGACTTTGAGCAGTTTCTTTGGGAGATCTCGGGAGGCAAACTGGAAGAGATAATTGACCCGGACCCAGAGAAGGATGAGGATGAGCTCCTCATGGAACTTGCTGAAATGCTGGACATCTGA